The Nocardioides conyzicola genome has a segment encoding these proteins:
- a CDS encoding DUF4394 domain-containing protein, which yields MRTLSLIAAGAVALAGLTVVGATISTAHAEPAFTAYALSGTDLLSFDIADPATPESKAITGVGAGETLVGLDVRPQNGELYALGVNATADTATLYVVHPQDGFAAAVGTPGSVAFTLDGSTVIDLPDPSTVGYGFDVNPAADRVRVTAGGLNFRVSPTTGAAVDGNTGAAGTNPDGPVNGGTTTIDAAAYTNDVPNNGNVTTLYTLDAASNSLYIQNPPNNGTQMLIQGVTLGGSALDFTGVDGFDIPSGVNTAASNTPVASGSGYAVLSVGGSTSLYTVDLVTGAATAIGTIGTGTTPVQGLALQRDVDEGYPAIGLSTDGTTLVRFSTVTPATTTTQALNLAALGAGETLAAIAWRPQTGQLLGLGVNAATDTGTLYVVDPQSGVLTRVGGSFGLLAWVDDGATTVDLPDPSTTAYALDVNPVVDRVRVTAGGDLNARVNPVTGAAVDGNAAVAGVNPDGSPGLGLGAIAYTNGFGRNLSTLGATTTLYALEPVLNQLVVVDPPNSGTLTNPLTVKAGAAALDFEAPFVGLDIPEDVPGTAYAVLLVGGTARLYAIDLASARATNVGDLPSAVSLRSLTLGQAGANRPVPPPPVAVPASLTKAGATKQVKKTVDTGRTLACPSAFLSTSCTTTIKVTATYKVKVKGKTRTRSAVVGKATVKTARGKSTRLKVTLSKGGVKLLKQRKTLAAKVAITAPTGPEAAKRTTTVKVKLSKKKL from the coding sequence ATGCGCACTCTCTCGCTCATCGCGGCCGGGGCGGTCGCCCTGGCCGGCCTGACCGTCGTCGGCGCCACTATCTCGACGGCCCACGCCGAGCCGGCCTTCACGGCGTACGCCCTCTCCGGCACCGACCTGCTCAGCTTCGACATCGCCGATCCAGCGACGCCGGAGTCGAAGGCCATCACCGGTGTGGGGGCGGGGGAGACCCTCGTCGGCCTCGACGTCCGACCGCAGAACGGCGAGCTCTACGCGCTCGGCGTCAACGCGACCGCCGACACCGCGACGTTGTACGTCGTGCACCCGCAGGACGGCTTCGCCGCCGCGGTGGGCACGCCCGGGAGCGTCGCGTTCACGCTCGACGGGTCGACCGTGATCGACCTGCCGGACCCCAGCACCGTGGGCTACGGGTTCGACGTCAACCCGGCGGCCGACCGGGTCCGGGTGACCGCCGGCGGGCTCAACTTCCGGGTCAGCCCCACCACCGGTGCCGCGGTCGACGGCAACACCGGCGCCGCCGGCACGAACCCCGACGGCCCCGTCAACGGCGGCACGACGACGATCGACGCCGCGGCGTACACGAACGACGTGCCCAACAACGGCAACGTCACCACGCTCTACACGCTCGACGCCGCCAGCAACTCCCTCTACATCCAGAACCCGCCCAACAACGGGACCCAGATGCTCATCCAGGGCGTGACGCTCGGAGGCAGCGCGCTGGACTTCACCGGGGTCGACGGCTTCGACATCCCCTCGGGCGTCAACACCGCGGCGAGCAACACACCCGTCGCGAGCGGGAGCGGGTACGCCGTCCTGTCCGTCGGTGGCAGCACCTCGCTCTACACGGTCGACCTTGTCACCGGCGCCGCGACAGCAATCGGCACGATCGGCACGGGCACCACCCCGGTGCAGGGCCTGGCTCTCCAGCGCGACGTCGACGAGGGCTACCCGGCGATCGGGCTCAGCACGGACGGCACCACCCTGGTCCGATTCTCGACGGTCACCCCGGCAACGACGACCACGCAGGCCCTCAACCTCGCCGCCCTAGGGGCGGGGGAGACCCTGGCTGCGATCGCGTGGCGGCCGCAGACCGGGCAGCTCCTCGGGCTCGGCGTCAACGCCGCGACGGACACCGGGACGCTCTACGTGGTGGACCCGCAATCGGGTGTGCTCACGCGGGTCGGGGGCTCCTTCGGTCTCCTCGCCTGGGTCGACGACGGGGCCACCACGGTCGACCTGCCGGATCCGTCGACGACCGCCTACGCCCTGGACGTCAACCCCGTCGTCGACCGCGTCCGGGTCACGGCCGGCGGTGACCTCAACGCTCGGGTCAACCCGGTCACCGGGGCTGCGGTGGACGGCAACGCCGCGGTCGCCGGGGTCAACCCCGACGGCAGCCCCGGCCTCGGGCTCGGCGCCATCGCCTACACCAACGGCTTCGGCCGCAACCTGTCGACGCTCGGCGCCACGACCACGCTCTACGCGCTCGAGCCCGTCCTCAACCAGCTGGTCGTCGTCGACCCGCCCAACAGCGGGACGCTGACCAACCCGCTCACCGTGAAGGCCGGCGCGGCGGCCCTCGACTTCGAGGCGCCGTTCGTGGGGCTCGACATCCCCGAGGACGTGCCCGGTACGGCGTACGCCGTGCTCCTCGTCGGCGGCACGGCGCGGTTGTACGCGATCGACCTCGCGAGCGCCCGGGCGACCAACGTCGGCGACCTGCCCTCGGCCGTCTCGTTGCGCAGCCTCACCCTCGGCCAGGCGGGCGCCAACCGGCCGGTGCCACCGCCGCCGGTGGCCGTCCCGGCGAGCCTGACCAAGGCCGGTGCGACCAAGCAGGTGAAGAAGACGGTCGACACCGGCCGCACCCTCGCCTGCCCGAGCGCCTTCCTGTCCACGTCCTGCACGACGACGATCAAGGTGACCGCGACGTACAAGGTCAAGGTCAAGGGCAAGACGAGGACGAGGTCCGCCGTCGTCGGCAAGGCCACGGTGAAGACGGCCCGCGGGAAGTCCACGCGGCTCAAGGTCACCCTGTCGAAGGGGGGCGTGAAGCTCCTCAAGCAGAGGAAGACCCTGGCCGCCAAGGTCGCCATCACCGCGCCTACCGGCCCCGAGGCCGCCAAGCGCACGACGACGGTGAAGGTGAAGCTGAGCAAGAAGAAGCTGTAG
- a CDS encoding PEP/pyruvate-binding domain-containing protein: MTSLTCELVELTDVVDGRYGGKALGLAQLSAAGFAVPAAFVIANADPDALPPGLPQRYADLVAAGTVTTVAVRSSAAGEDGAESSFAGQYETVLGVSSYDELVDAVRRCVASTGSDRAAAYQTDAGISGVMHLVVQEMVDARAAGVVFTADPTSARRDLAVVDAVAGLGESLVDGSTTSDHYEVDRTGTITDRQTTATPAVTDDEVTAVAAGAREAEARWGRPLDLEWAIDGAGTIRWLQARPITTLPGDLSAMDSAVNTADDVYTRCNIGEMMPGAFCPLTASVSGRAIEYAMQLVQVKGGFQQEYDADRWLQVGYFSGHLFLNMTEGTALSSGILGNSLEQYSISIAGRVVEELVPKPPKPFPRRLVNTVRLTTFALTAGPHIRRLDKKLATTSTPSAATPQALLAELDAAVELYNEATLTHVRSSSRSAVAANVLEDTVVKEAVKAGRTEDEGRAQASALMAGATDVESAMMLAQLDEVVADLAADEEAGGRFLGLDPAGAVGSLKGDEGPTAARFNNFLERHGHRGYRELCLRDPSWGDDPEGLGTIMQAMLRARLATGNATRPTQTVDDADLPRALRTLARMARAGARGREATKSRMVLVAHRLSRGYRLLGEQLAASGRLPDADLVFFFDRSELPAVVGTGDISGLVAAAESRRTALPFQARLEFPDVTVGKPVPFRPQPPEGVEDGVIVGRPACSGVAEGTVRVATTIAEAQALQPGEILVAPVTDVGWTPYFTLIAALVTDIGSSVSHGAVVAREYGLPCVVNTQGATRVLHTGDRVRVDGDRGTVTILS, translated from the coding sequence GTGACCTCACTCACGTGCGAGCTCGTCGAGCTGACCGACGTCGTCGACGGCCGGTACGGCGGCAAGGCGCTCGGGCTGGCCCAGCTCTCGGCGGCCGGGTTCGCCGTCCCGGCCGCGTTCGTCATCGCCAACGCCGACCCGGACGCGCTGCCGCCGGGCCTGCCGCAGCGCTACGCCGACCTGGTGGCAGCGGGCACGGTCACCACCGTCGCGGTGCGCTCGTCCGCTGCCGGCGAGGACGGTGCCGAGAGCTCCTTCGCCGGCCAGTACGAGACGGTCCTCGGGGTGAGCAGCTACGACGAGCTCGTGGACGCCGTACGCCGGTGCGTGGCGTCGACCGGCTCGGACCGCGCGGCGGCGTACCAGACCGACGCGGGGATCTCCGGCGTGATGCACCTCGTCGTCCAGGAGATGGTGGACGCCCGCGCGGCCGGGGTGGTGTTCACGGCCGACCCGACCAGCGCCCGCCGGGACCTGGCGGTCGTCGACGCCGTCGCCGGGCTGGGGGAGTCGCTGGTCGACGGGTCCACGACATCCGACCACTACGAGGTCGATCGCACCGGGACGATCACCGACCGGCAGACGACCGCGACGCCGGCCGTGACCGACGACGAGGTGACCGCGGTCGCCGCCGGCGCACGCGAGGCCGAGGCACGCTGGGGCCGCCCGCTCGACCTGGAGTGGGCGATCGACGGCGCCGGCACGATCCGCTGGCTGCAGGCGCGGCCGATCACCACGCTGCCCGGCGACCTGAGCGCCATGGACTCGGCGGTCAACACGGCCGACGACGTCTACACCCGCTGCAACATCGGCGAGATGATGCCCGGCGCCTTCTGCCCGCTCACCGCCTCGGTCAGCGGCCGGGCGATCGAGTACGCCATGCAGCTGGTGCAGGTGAAGGGCGGGTTCCAGCAGGAGTACGACGCGGACCGCTGGCTCCAGGTCGGCTACTTCTCCGGCCACCTCTTCCTCAACATGACCGAGGGCACGGCGCTGAGCTCCGGGATCCTGGGCAACTCGCTGGAGCAGTACTCGATCTCGATCGCCGGCCGCGTCGTCGAGGAGCTCGTGCCCAAGCCGCCGAAGCCCTTCCCGCGTCGTCTGGTCAACACGGTCCGGCTGACCACCTTCGCGCTGACGGCCGGGCCGCACATCCGGCGCCTGGACAAGAAGCTGGCGACGACCAGCACGCCGTCGGCCGCCACGCCCCAGGCGTTGCTGGCCGAGCTCGACGCCGCCGTCGAGCTCTACAATGAGGCCACGCTGACCCACGTGCGCTCCTCGTCCCGCTCCGCCGTCGCGGCCAACGTCCTCGAGGACACCGTGGTGAAGGAGGCGGTCAAGGCCGGGCGGACCGAGGACGAGGGTCGTGCCCAGGCGTCCGCGCTGATGGCCGGGGCCACCGACGTGGAGAGCGCGATGATGCTCGCGCAGCTCGACGAGGTCGTCGCCGACCTGGCCGCCGACGAGGAGGCGGGCGGCCGCTTCCTCGGGCTGGACCCGGCCGGCGCCGTGGGCTCGCTGAAGGGCGACGAGGGGCCGACGGCCGCGAGGTTCAACAACTTCCTCGAGCGCCACGGCCACCGCGGCTATCGCGAGCTGTGCCTGCGCGACCCCTCCTGGGGCGACGACCCCGAGGGCCTCGGCACGATCATGCAGGCCATGTTGCGCGCCCGGCTGGCAACCGGCAACGCGACCCGGCCCACCCAGACGGTCGACGACGCCGACCTGCCCCGGGCACTGCGCACCCTCGCCCGGATGGCCCGTGCGGGAGCCCGTGGCCGCGAGGCGACCAAGTCCCGGATGGTGCTCGTCGCCCACCGGCTCAGCCGCGGCTACCGGCTCCTCGGCGAGCAGCTGGCCGCGAGCGGCCGGCTCCCCGACGCGGACCTGGTGTTCTTCTTCGACCGCTCCGAGCTGCCGGCCGTCGTCGGCACCGGCGACATCTCCGGCCTGGTCGCCGCGGCAGAGTCGCGTCGTACGGCGCTGCCCTTCCAGGCCCGGCTGGAGTTCCCGGACGTCACCGTCGGCAAGCCGGTGCCGTTCCGGCCCCAGCCGCCCGAGGGCGTCGAGGACGGCGTGATCGTCGGGCGCCCGGCCTGCAGCGGCGTCGCCGAGGGCACGGTCCGGGTCGCGACCACGATCGCCGAGGCGCAGGCGCTGCAACCAGGGGAGATCCTGGTCGCGCCGGTGACCGACGTCGGCTGGACGCCGTACTTCACCCTGATCGCCGCTCTCGTCACCGACATCGGCAGCTCCGTCTCGCACGGCGCGGTCGTCGCCCGCGAGTACGGCCTGCCGTGCGTGGTCAACACGCAGGGCGCCACCCGCGTGCTCCACACGGGGGACCGCGTCCGCGTCGACGGCGACCGCGGCACCGTCACCATCCTGAGCTGA
- a CDS encoding TetR/AcrR family transcriptional regulator: protein MANENGRPRDARIDSAVLGAAAELLLEVGYADLTVAAIADRAGTSRPAVYRRWPTKAHLVHEATFGDSVMHEPPRTGVLEADIRELVRRTAELLTTPLARAAVPGLIAEASADPTLHARLLERFASEGWSGTEVYVRTAAEAGEIRANVDAVDIIEVVIGAALVAMLVRGPDGITDDWIDRTSAFVLGGIRP, encoded by the coding sequence ATGGCAAACGAAAACGGCAGACCTCGGGACGCGCGCATCGACAGCGCGGTGCTCGGCGCCGCCGCGGAGCTGCTCCTCGAGGTCGGGTACGCCGACCTGACCGTCGCCGCCATCGCCGACCGGGCCGGCACCTCCCGCCCGGCCGTCTACCGCCGCTGGCCGACCAAGGCCCACCTCGTCCACGAGGCCACCTTCGGCGACAGCGTCATGCACGAGCCGCCGCGCACCGGCGTGCTCGAGGCCGACATCCGCGAGCTCGTACGCCGTACGGCCGAGCTCCTCACCACGCCGTTGGCGCGCGCAGCCGTCCCCGGGCTGATCGCCGAGGCCTCGGCGGACCCGACCCTGCACGCGCGGCTGCTCGAGCGGTTCGCGTCCGAGGGCTGGAGCGGCACCGAGGTCTACGTGCGGACGGCGGCCGAGGCCGGCGAGATCCGGGCGAACGTCGACGCCGTCGACATCATCGAGGTGGTGATCGGCGCGGCCCTGGTCGCCATGCTCGTCCGCGGCCCCGACGGCATCACCGACGACTGGATCGACCGGACGAGCGCGTTCGTCCTCGGCGGCATCAGGCCCTGA
- a CDS encoding DUF2188 domain-containing protein, whose product MGEAVETYYDGQAWHNRVRRRGPLPGTYRSREAACEVGRHEARVRGVDHVVRRPDGSVAERNRYPRRSEEIPG is encoded by the coding sequence TTGGGAGAGGCAGTGGAGACGTACTACGACGGTCAGGCATGGCACAACAGGGTCCGGCGCCGAGGCCCCCTGCCGGGGACGTACCGCTCCCGCGAGGCGGCCTGCGAGGTCGGCCGCCACGAGGCGCGCGTGCGCGGCGTGGACCATGTCGTCCGGCGCCCGGACGGCAGCGTGGCGGAGCGGAACCGCTACCCGCGGCGCTCGGAGGAGATCCCCGGCTGA
- a CDS encoding HNH endonuclease signature motif containing protein, with protein sequence MSCPVASEVLDVGRAKRFFTKAQLTALGIRDGGCLAEGCDWPPWMFHGHHWIRWADDGGTDLTNGGLLCPRHHARAHDPIYETTHQPNGKVTFHRRC encoded by the coding sequence ATTTCCTGCCCCGTCGCCTCCGAGGTCCTCGACGTCGGCCGAGCCAAGCGCTTCTTCACCAAGGCCCAACTGACCGCCCTGGGCATCAGAGACGGCGGCTGCCTCGCCGAAGGCTGCGACTGGCCACCGTGGATGTTCCACGGACACCACTGGATCCGCTGGGCCGACGACGGCGGCACCGACCTCACCAACGGCGGACTCCTCTGCCCGCGACACCACGCGAGAGCCCACGACCCGATCTACGAGACCACCCACCAACCCAACGGCAAGGTCACCTTCCACCGCAGGTGCTAG
- a CDS encoding FUSC family protein: MPSPVTAPWHGRVRDPVFWNDLTQLAKTALAAVLAWVLATEVFSLSQSFLAPWAALLVVHATVYRTFSRGLRQVTAAVAGVVLAWAVGNALGLDTLSVAVVLTAGLVIGALPWFGEEAITVAATAMVVLTTGFSSDDSMLIERLGDTAIGIVVGLLVNAAVWPPLRRRTAITAMNRIDDDIGGLLTDMGSRLAVDYDDDDVAAWVERTRGLDGDIDHAWALVRQAQESSRMNPRRSARDLRDPRRSRDLLQRMEQAVADTRSMARTLGYESASWAGWDVEFRERWPRLLTDAGEAIAAADPRAIRAIHDRLNQLVDDLGGDGVRTAQWPVYGALVINLRNMLDAMDEVAAANPLGQPPLPLDRLQQLGSRGRARLETRASRDGDATPDP, from the coding sequence ATGCCCTCTCCCGTGACCGCTCCGTGGCACGGCCGCGTGCGTGACCCCGTCTTCTGGAACGACCTCACTCAGCTCGCGAAGACGGCGCTGGCGGCGGTGCTCGCGTGGGTGCTGGCCACCGAGGTCTTCTCGCTGTCGCAGTCGTTCCTCGCCCCGTGGGCGGCGCTGCTGGTCGTGCACGCGACCGTCTACCGGACCTTCTCGCGGGGTCTGCGCCAGGTCACCGCCGCGGTCGCCGGCGTCGTGCTCGCCTGGGCCGTGGGCAACGCCCTGGGCCTCGACACCCTCTCGGTCGCGGTGGTGCTGACGGCCGGCCTCGTCATCGGTGCCCTCCCCTGGTTCGGCGAGGAGGCGATCACGGTCGCGGCGACGGCGATGGTCGTCCTGACCACCGGCTTCTCCAGCGACGACTCGATGCTGATCGAGCGACTGGGCGACACCGCGATCGGGATCGTGGTGGGCCTGCTGGTCAACGCAGCGGTCTGGCCACCGCTGCGCCGGCGTACGGCGATCACGGCGATGAACCGCATCGACGACGACATCGGCGGCCTGCTCACGGACATGGGGTCGCGGTTGGCCGTCGACTATGACGACGACGACGTGGCCGCGTGGGTCGAGCGCACCCGGGGCCTCGACGGCGACATCGACCACGCCTGGGCGCTGGTCCGTCAGGCCCAGGAGAGCAGCCGGATGAACCCGCGTCGCTCGGCGCGCGACCTGCGCGACCCGCGGCGCTCGCGGGACCTCCTGCAGCGCATGGAGCAGGCGGTCGCGGACACCCGCAGCATGGCGCGCACCCTCGGCTACGAGTCGGCGAGCTGGGCGGGGTGGGACGTGGAGTTCCGCGAGCGGTGGCCGCGCCTGCTGACGGACGCGGGCGAGGCGATCGCCGCCGCCGACCCCCGCGCGATCCGGGCCATCCACGACCGGCTCAACCAGCTGGTCGACGACCTCGGTGGCGACGGCGTACGGACGGCCCAGTGGCCGGTGTACGGCGCGCTGGTCATCAACCTGCGCAACATGCTCGACGCCATGGACGAGGTCGCGGCAGCCAACCCGCTGGGTCAGCCGCCGCTGCCCCTCGACCGGCTGCAGCAGCTGGGTTCACGCGGTCGTGCCCGGCTCGAGACGCGCGCCTCCCGGGACGGTGACGCCACGCCCGATCCGTGA
- a CDS encoding glucose-1-phosphate adenylyltransferase family protein: protein MARTHVLALVQAGGAGGRMDVLTRERAKPTLPFAGVFQLIDFSLSNLSNSGITDVWLSVQFQGAGLGEEIANGRPWDLDRNRGGLRLLMAQEGTGGTDEEGFAQGNADELYRFRDQVRADDPEVLVVLSADHVYRFDVMDAVATHRRTGAECTIVTTTVPIEEASDHATVESDDDGCVTGFAYKPDSPSTGTVATEIFVYDPAVLVRALEELHHELGPEAGEGDTGLGDFGEHLVPYLVDRGKVFVHPMKGYWKDLGKPHKYVAAHHDVLADDLGVLGDQDWPIVGHQQQRSAARVLDGARVTDSLLSPGSTVSGTVIRSVLGPGVVVEAGALVRDSVVFQDTRVEEGARLDWAVVDRDCVVGPGAEVGSPDTDPEDPDAIVLVGRGSRIGRGVTVPGGARLEPGTTA from the coding sequence GTGGCCCGAACTCATGTGCTCGCCCTCGTCCAGGCCGGTGGCGCCGGCGGCCGGATGGACGTCCTGACCCGGGAGCGGGCCAAGCCGACGCTGCCCTTCGCCGGCGTCTTCCAGCTGATCGACTTCTCGTTGTCCAACCTCTCCAACAGCGGCATCACCGACGTCTGGCTGTCGGTGCAGTTCCAGGGCGCCGGCCTGGGCGAGGAGATCGCCAACGGTCGGCCGTGGGACCTCGACCGCAACCGGGGCGGCCTGCGCCTGCTGATGGCCCAGGAGGGCACCGGGGGCACCGACGAGGAGGGGTTCGCCCAGGGCAACGCGGACGAGCTCTACCGGTTCCGCGACCAGGTCCGGGCGGACGACCCGGAGGTGCTCGTGGTGCTCAGCGCCGACCACGTCTACCGCTTCGACGTGATGGACGCCGTCGCCACCCACCGGCGTACCGGAGCCGAGTGCACGATCGTGACCACCACCGTCCCGATCGAGGAGGCGTCCGACCACGCGACGGTCGAGAGCGACGACGACGGTTGCGTGACCGGGTTCGCGTACAAGCCCGACTCGCCCAGCACCGGGACCGTCGCCACCGAGATCTTCGTCTACGACCCGGCCGTCCTGGTGCGCGCGCTCGAGGAGCTCCACCACGAGCTCGGCCCCGAGGCGGGGGAGGGCGACACCGGGCTCGGCGACTTCGGCGAGCACCTCGTCCCCTACCTCGTCGACCGCGGCAAGGTGTTCGTCCACCCGATGAAGGGCTACTGGAAGGACCTGGGCAAGCCGCACAAGTACGTCGCGGCGCACCACGACGTCCTCGCCGACGACCTGGGCGTCCTGGGGGACCAGGACTGGCCGATCGTCGGGCACCAGCAGCAGCGCTCGGCCGCCCGCGTCCTCGACGGGGCACGGGTGACCGACAGCCTGCTGAGCCCGGGGTCCACGGTCAGCGGGACCGTCATCCGCAGCGTGCTCGGCCCCGGCGTGGTGGTCGAGGCCGGCGCCCTGGTGCGCGACAGCGTCGTCTTCCAGGACACCCGGGTGGAGGAGGGCGCTCGCCTGGACTGGGCGGTCGTCGACCGCGACTGCGTCGTCGGACCGGGCGCCGAGGTGGGGTCGCCCGACACGGACCCGGAGGACCCGGACGCCATCGTGCTGGTCGGCCGCGGCTCACGGATCGGGCGTGGCGTCACCGTCCCGGGAGGCGCGCGTCTCGAGCCGGGCACGACCGCGTGA
- a CDS encoding TIGR03557 family F420-dependent LLM class oxidoreductase codes for MRIGYFLSTEEYSPAELVAQAAAAEQAGFTGLWISDHFHPWNNEQGNSPLVWSVIGAISQVCDLHVTTAVTCPTVRVHPAIVAQAAGTCAELLDGRFTLGVGTGEALNESIMGGPWPPLDVRLDMLEEAVALIRELWTGEVVTSRGSHYTVDHARIYNVPDTPPEIFVSAFGPKALELAARIGDGYIGTAADADLVARFKEASGGKPAQAGAKVAFAPTQEEGWEHAHRLWPNAGLPGELAQVLPTPEHFEQATELVTMDSTRESVVAGNDPEDHLRQIREYAAAGYDELYLANMGPNFVEMIEFYGKEVLPALG; via the coding sequence ATGCGCATCGGCTACTTCCTCTCGACCGAGGAGTACTCCCCCGCCGAGCTCGTTGCCCAGGCGGCGGCCGCCGAGCAGGCAGGATTCACGGGGCTGTGGATCAGCGACCACTTCCACCCGTGGAACAACGAGCAGGGCAACAGTCCGCTCGTGTGGAGCGTCATCGGGGCGATCAGCCAGGTCTGCGACCTGCACGTCACGACGGCCGTGACCTGCCCGACGGTGCGGGTCCATCCCGCGATCGTCGCCCAGGCGGCGGGCACCTGCGCCGAGCTGCTCGACGGCCGGTTCACGTTGGGGGTCGGCACCGGCGAGGCCCTCAACGAGAGCATCATGGGCGGACCGTGGCCGCCGCTCGACGTCCGCCTGGACATGCTCGAGGAGGCGGTGGCCCTCATCCGTGAGCTGTGGACCGGTGAGGTGGTGACCAGCCGCGGCTCTCACTACACCGTCGACCATGCCCGCATCTACAACGTGCCGGACACCCCGCCCGAGATCTTCGTGTCGGCATTCGGCCCCAAGGCGCTGGAGCTCGCAGCACGGATCGGCGACGGCTACATCGGGACGGCGGCTGACGCTGACCTGGTCGCCCGCTTCAAGGAGGCCTCGGGCGGCAAGCCCGCCCAGGCGGGCGCCAAGGTCGCGTTCGCACCCACGCAGGAGGAGGGCTGGGAGCACGCCCACCGGCTGTGGCCCAACGCCGGGCTGCCCGGCGAGCTCGCCCAGGTCCTCCCGACTCCGGAGCACTTCGAGCAGGCCACCGAGCTGGTGACGATGGACTCGACGCGTGAGTCCGTCGTGGCCGGGAACGACCCCGAGGACCACCTCCGGCAGATCCGCGAGTACGCCGCCGCCGGGTACGACGAGCTCTACCTCGCCAACATGGGGCCGAACTTCGTGGAGATGATCGAGTTCTACGGCAAGGAGGTCCTGCCCGCGCTCGGCTGA
- a CDS encoding FAD-dependent oxidoreductase, with translation MTSTSLWHDRTPWHAPAVQADVDLAGPWDVVVVGAGLTGLTTALLLGRAGKRVLVLEARQVGAGATGSSTAKVSLLQGTRLSSIRRHHPASTVARYVEANREGQAWVERFCDEHGVGLAHAPAYTYGHGRVGAARARREHDVARDAGLPVSWTDQVDLPFPTSGAVRLDDQVQLDPMELLGALAAEAVRHGVVVVEGVRVLKVRGSSPVRVTTYEHEVRTERLVLATNMPILDRGAFFSRMTPARSYGLAYRTDAEPVGAMYLSADQPSRSLRDAVDQDGQQLLLVGGSGHTTGRSTPTSAHVDELRTWTAEHFPGARETHAWSAQDFVPHHQLPFAGPLLPGSDHLLMAGGYAKWGMTNAVAASLALSSRILGGHTEWADAFATWSPHELRGLPASAKMNAEVGIELARGWLPPLRRTSRSKVCTHLGGVTTWNDAESSWDCPLHGSRFDADGSVLDGPAVCGLRHAEG, from the coding sequence ATGACCTCGACCTCGCTGTGGCACGACCGGACCCCCTGGCACGCGCCCGCCGTACAGGCGGACGTCGATCTCGCCGGACCCTGGGACGTGGTGGTCGTCGGCGCGGGCCTGACCGGCCTGACCACGGCGCTGCTGCTCGGCCGCGCCGGCAAGCGGGTGCTGGTGCTCGAGGCCCGGCAGGTCGGCGCGGGCGCCACCGGCAGCAGCACGGCGAAGGTCAGCCTGCTGCAGGGCACCCGCCTCTCGAGCATCCGACGGCACCACCCCGCGAGCACGGTCGCGAGGTACGTCGAGGCCAACCGCGAGGGACAGGCCTGGGTCGAGCGCTTCTGCGACGAGCACGGCGTCGGACTCGCGCACGCCCCGGCGTACACCTACGGGCACGGGCGGGTCGGTGCCGCTCGGGCTCGACGTGAGCACGACGTGGCCCGCGACGCCGGGCTCCCGGTGTCGTGGACCGACCAGGTCGACCTGCCGTTCCCGACCTCCGGCGCCGTCCGGCTCGACGACCAGGTCCAGCTCGACCCGATGGAGCTGCTGGGCGCGCTGGCCGCCGAGGCCGTGCGGCACGGCGTCGTGGTCGTCGAGGGCGTCCGGGTCCTGAAGGTGCGCGGGAGCTCTCCTGTCCGGGTCACCACCTATGAGCACGAGGTCCGCACGGAGCGGCTCGTCCTGGCCACCAACATGCCCATCCTCGACCGGGGCGCGTTCTTCTCCCGGATGACCCCGGCCCGCTCCTACGGCCTCGCCTACCGCACCGACGCCGAGCCGGTCGGAGCGATGTACCTGTCGGCCGACCAGCCGTCGCGCTCCCTGCGGGACGCGGTCGACCAGGACGGACAGCAGCTCCTGCTCGTCGGCGGGTCGGGCCACACGACCGGACGGTCGACCCCGACCAGCGCCCACGTCGACGAGCTGCGCACGTGGACCGCGGAGCACTTCCCCGGCGCTCGCGAGACCCACGCCTGGTCCGCCCAGGACTTCGTGCCGCACCACCAGCTCCCCTTCGCCGGTCCCCTGCTCCCCGGGTCCGACCACCTCCTGATGGCGGGCGGCTACGCCAAGTGGGGCATGACCAACGCCGTCGCGGCGTCGCTCGCACTCTCCTCACGCATCCTCGGAGGCCACACCGAGTGGGCCGACGCGTTCGCCACCTGGAGCCCGCACGAGCTCCGCGGCCTGCCCGCCAGCGCCAAGATGAACGCCGAGGTCGGCATCGAGCTCGCTCGCGGCTGGCTCCCCCCGCTGCGGCGTACCAGCCGGTCGAAGGTGTGCACGCACCTCGGCGGCGTCACGACCTGGAACGACGCCGAGAGCAGCTGGGACTGCCCGCTCCACGGCTCGCGCTTCGACGCCGACGGCTCCGTCCTCGACGGGCCTGCGGTGTGTGGTCTCCGGCATGCTGAAGGCTAG